A stretch of Myroides oncorhynchi DNA encodes these proteins:
- a CDS encoding AraC family transcriptional regulator — MRIIDSLEFIDSNEDGVFITHEKSTKRYPLHQHQKGQLTYVEGGITYVTVDSITYVVPAKYFFWIPKEVPHILRLSHSATVLHSLYYYTLDDDKDPFYTKLGIYGASDLLIEMIGYTACWHDQMVDQNTPNFVFLQALKNILPTFIDKNMQLQLPFSDNPRMIKITDYLDVHFGLPLTLTDISSKFNMSERSVSRLFQAELQISFLQYLKTLRIVKAIELLMKTEHSVSEIANAVGYVTLGSFSNTFYEFTGMRPLEMRRNR; from the coding sequence ATGAGAATCATCGATTCCTTAGAGTTTATCGACAGTAATGAAGACGGTGTCTTTATCACACACGAAAAATCAACCAAACGATATCCCTTACACCAACACCAAAAAGGGCAACTTACCTATGTGGAAGGAGGTATTACATACGTCACTGTAGATAGTATCACCTATGTCGTACCTGCTAAATATTTCTTTTGGATCCCAAAAGAGGTGCCTCATATATTGAGATTGAGCCATTCGGCTACAGTCTTACATTCGTTGTATTATTACACACTCGATGATGATAAAGATCCCTTTTATACTAAATTAGGTATCTATGGAGCATCAGATTTATTGATAGAGATGATTGGGTATACAGCCTGTTGGCACGATCAGATGGTAGATCAGAATACTCCTAATTTTGTGTTTTTACAAGCGTTAAAGAATATCTTACCTACATTTATAGATAAGAATATGCAATTACAATTGCCGTTTAGTGATAATCCGCGTATGATTAAAATTACGGATTACTTAGATGTACACTTCGGACTGCCATTAACCTTAACGGATATAAGTAGTAAGTTTAATATGAGTGAGCGTTCTGTATCACGGTTATTTCAGGCAGAACTACAAATCTCCTTCTTGCAATATTTAAAAACACTGCGTATCGTGAAAGCAATAGAACTTCTGATGAAGACGGAACACTCAGTAAGCGAAATAGCGAATGCAGTAGGATATGTAACGTTGGGATCTTTTAGCAAT
- a CDS encoding TolC family protein: protein MKLGKFHLLAVLTSCITSGYCQRVSPSISQMDTLSITLNEVWQQTDLNSKRGLIQNKEQEIRRENTKDAEIGRYPVFNAFGRAEKASNIPVYTDGLFHKPEQHDVIHTLYNTGVSMYLNLYSGNRQNLEIEERKTLENKASIMANMTKSEVRLEAIRSYLALARLAKFKKVITSDITDHKEQLEEIEHLYKNGVVLKSDVLRATMEISKREMTLVQINNDMLIENQKLVLLMGYKDTDFIKTQDSFDDMATVEPYETSLEIALEHGFKHLLSEEDLALSEIEQKKVKANTKPSIGLIGNFTMANPQIFLYPYNPSWYSLGTIGVQVSFPISNLYHNVHKVRSRALEHEKEELQHKNVQDQIKQEVQQAYLRYQESFVQIEVCTKNKIQAAENARIIKSTYFNKISLLTDLLDADVQHLQTQFEIEAAKLDNIYKYYTLQLAKGLL, encoded by the coding sequence ATGAAACTGGGAAAATTCCACCTCTTAGCTGTACTCACCAGCTGTATTACATCAGGTTATTGCCAGCGTGTGTCACCTTCTATTTCACAGATGGATACACTGTCTATAACACTTAATGAAGTTTGGCAACAGACAGACTTGAATAGTAAAAGGGGATTGATTCAAAATAAAGAGCAAGAGATTCGACGTGAGAATACGAAAGATGCTGAGATAGGGAGATACCCTGTGTTTAATGCTTTTGGTCGTGCTGAGAAAGCAAGTAATATCCCTGTCTATACCGATGGGTTATTTCATAAGCCAGAACAACACGATGTTATCCATACTCTTTATAATACTGGGGTATCTATGTATCTGAATCTGTATAGTGGCAATCGTCAGAATCTTGAAATAGAAGAACGCAAGACGCTTGAGAATAAAGCAAGTATTATGGCGAATATGACAAAGTCAGAGGTACGCCTTGAAGCTATTAGAAGTTATTTAGCATTAGCGAGATTGGCTAAGTTTAAGAAAGTCATCACTTCTGATATCACAGATCACAAGGAGCAGTTGGAAGAAATAGAACATCTGTATAAGAATGGTGTGGTGCTTAAGAGTGATGTGCTACGTGCTACAATGGAGATTTCGAAAAGAGAAATGACCTTGGTACAGATTAACAATGATATGTTGATCGAGAACCAGAAGCTTGTCTTGCTAATGGGGTATAAGGATACAGATTTTATTAAAACACAGGATTCTTTTGACGATATGGCTACAGTAGAGCCTTATGAAACATCATTAGAGATTGCCTTAGAGCACGGGTTTAAACATCTGTTGTCAGAAGAAGATTTGGCACTAAGTGAAATAGAGCAGAAAAAGGTAAAAGCGAATACCAAGCCGAGTATCGGATTAATCGGAAACTTCACAATGGCGAACCCGCAGATATTTCTTTATCCCTATAACCCAAGTTGGTATAGCTTAGGGACGATAGGGGTGCAAGTGTCTTTCCCAATCTCTAATCTCTATCACAATGTACACAAAGTCCGCAGTCGTGCCTTAGAACACGAAAAAGAAGAGTTACAACATAAAAATGTGCAAGACCAAATAAAACAAGAGGTTCAACAGGCTTATTTGCGCTATCAAGAGTCGTTCGTGCAGATAGAAGTTTGTACTAAGAATAAGATACAAGCAGCTGAGAATGCACGGATTATTAAAAGTACATATTTCAATAAGATATCGCTACTCACCGATTTATTGGATGCAGATGTACAACACTTACAAACACAGTTCGAAATAGAAGCTGCAAAATTAGACAACATATATAAATACTATACTCTTCAACTCGCTAAAGGCTTATTATAA
- a CDS encoding HlyD family secretion protein has product MDIKTRIKITDRLITRITRYLALLIIFVGSIWGIRTLWIYLKYEQTNDAQVQEYINPVISRVGGYLTEVRFEENQIVNKGDTLLIVDNREYTYDQAATSAEIAKQYAQVKELEARQYTLSQSAAAAKSQIQGRESKYRQQELDYNRYKKLYEADAATAQMLEEKQAQLNIGKSDYKSSVENARAATAGIADLEAQKNVVAKEIARLQELEKYKNLNVGYTVITAPYRGRMGKRSIDLGQMISVGQVLTYIVNDETPKWIIANFKETQIRNIHVGNEVDVVVDAYPDTKFIGKVISIAPATGSSFSLLPPDNATGNFVKIVQRIPVRIEITSPTESEELLKAGMNVNAFIAKKQTNAK; this is encoded by the coding sequence ATGGATATTAAAACTCGTATCAAAATTACTGACCGCCTAATCACACGTATTACGCGCTATCTTGCCTTACTAATTATTTTTGTTGGAAGTATTTGGGGAATTCGCACACTATGGATTTATTTGAAATATGAACAAACCAATGATGCACAGGTGCAAGAGTATATTAATCCTGTTATCTCTCGTGTAGGTGGGTATTTGACAGAAGTGCGTTTTGAAGAAAACCAAATCGTAAATAAAGGGGATACTCTATTAATCGTAGACAATAGAGAATATACCTATGATCAAGCGGCTACTTCTGCCGAAATCGCAAAGCAGTATGCACAAGTCAAAGAGCTTGAAGCTCGTCAATATACGCTATCTCAATCTGCAGCGGCTGCCAAAAGTCAAATACAAGGACGTGAATCTAAGTATCGTCAGCAAGAGTTAGATTACAACAGATATAAGAAATTATATGAGGCTGATGCGGCTACAGCGCAAATGCTAGAAGAGAAACAAGCTCAGTTAAACATTGGGAAGAGTGATTATAAAAGTAGTGTAGAGAATGCGAGAGCTGCCACAGCAGGTATAGCGGATCTTGAAGCTCAAAAAAACGTAGTGGCAAAAGAAATAGCACGCCTACAAGAATTAGAAAAATACAAGAACCTCAATGTAGGTTATACTGTAATCACTGCCCCGTATCGCGGGAGAATGGGGAAACGCAGTATTGACTTGGGGCAAATGATTTCGGTAGGGCAAGTGCTGACGTATATCGTAAATGATGAAACACCTAAGTGGATTATTGCCAACTTTAAAGAAACACAGATTCGCAATATTCACGTGGGTAATGAAGTAGATGTAGTGGTAGATGCGTATCCTGATACCAAGTTTATCGGTAAGGTTATTTCTATTGCACCGGCTACAGGATCGAGCTTCTCTCTATTACCACCGGATAATGCCACAGGTAACTTTGTGAAAATCGTACAGCGTATCCCAGTTCGTATAGAGATTACATCTCCTACCGAATCAGAAGAGTTATTAAAAGCAGGGATGAATGTCAATGCCTTTATCGCTAAAAAACAAACTAATGCAAAATAA
- a CDS encoding beta-carotene 15,15'-monooxygenase — MQNNEASQLFVDWIPEWMIHVILFVLLMPSIVLFFLPAANATAATGYFGCDPRDIQFSVSLLYAGFVAFYSLERRFFTFLATKEYFIIFNVLQIIGCIVLYNVQALCIVFPIRFLQGMLFASTVNLSISTLYARLESSKAREISFSCFYGILICATPFNQLITSDLVDQYDYSFLYKVASFSFIPGLILIMLTMRFVRLNRKLPLYSLDWESFVLFSVAVVLFGYITIYGQQYYWFEDSDIRLAGLGILVTLAVFIWRQKYLKRPYINWHVWKYRNFKIGLFLLFILYICRFASGITNVHFVNSLRLDPRHLSYLNVFNLIGLVLGVIIACVWLIKRRPIRFIWSLGFICLFLFHIGMYMQFAPTANPDDYYALLFCQGIGVGLLMVPTIIYCVASVPVSLGASAAAVCLGVRYFGYTCSIAIMNYYNLYSSKQHLNRFADYLNWSNPILQGKLVQNAAKLQSRGLLHTPAEKASEKMLLSDLGKQIELRYAMDYFEILSWLLLIIVILVIFTPYLSKTWVYLKSRTVSPF, encoded by the coding sequence ATGCAAAATAACGAAGCCTCTCAGTTATTCGTTGATTGGATTCCAGAGTGGATGATACATGTCATTCTTTTTGTACTTTTAATGCCGAGTATCGTCCTTTTTTTCCTGCCTGCTGCTAATGCTACAGCAGCGACAGGGTACTTTGGGTGTGATCCACGAGACATACAGTTTTCCGTATCGCTACTCTATGCAGGCTTTGTGGCGTTCTATAGTTTAGAACGTCGTTTCTTTACATTCTTAGCGACGAAAGAATACTTTATTATCTTTAATGTATTGCAAATCATAGGGTGTATTGTCTTGTATAATGTGCAGGCACTCTGTATTGTATTTCCTATCCGTTTTTTGCAAGGGATGTTGTTTGCCAGTACCGTTAATCTGTCTATTTCGACACTATATGCCCGCCTTGAGAGTTCAAAAGCGCGAGAGATTAGTTTCTCTTGTTTCTATGGGATCTTAATCTGTGCTACCCCTTTTAACCAATTGATTACTTCAGATTTAGTAGATCAGTATGACTATTCCTTTTTGTATAAAGTAGCCTCGTTCTCTTTTATACCAGGGTTAATACTCATTATGCTGACAATGCGCTTCGTCCGTCTAAATCGCAAGTTGCCATTGTATAGCTTAGATTGGGAGAGCTTTGTGTTGTTTTCTGTAGCGGTAGTGCTGTTTGGTTATATCACTATTTATGGGCAACAGTATTATTGGTTTGAAGATAGTGATATCCGATTAGCAGGCTTAGGGATATTGGTTACACTTGCTGTATTTATATGGCGTCAGAAATATTTGAAGCGGCCTTATATCAATTGGCATGTATGGAAGTATCGCAACTTTAAGATAGGACTGTTCCTACTATTCATCTTATATATCTGTCGTTTTGCCTCAGGGATTACGAATGTACATTTTGTCAATTCACTTCGCTTAGACCCCAGACACCTCTCTTACCTTAATGTGTTTAATCTAATAGGGCTTGTTTTAGGAGTAATCATTGCGTGTGTGTGGCTAATCAAACGTCGCCCTATTCGCTTTATATGGAGTTTAGGCTTTATCTGTTTGTTCTTATTTCACATCGGAATGTATATGCAGTTTGCACCTACTGCTAATCCAGATGATTACTACGCTTTGTTGTTTTGTCAGGGGATAGGTGTGGGCTTACTGATGGTACCGACTATTATCTACTGCGTGGCATCTGTACCTGTATCTCTTGGAGCATCTGCTGCGGCAGTGTGTTTAGGAGTGCGCTATTTCGGATATACATGTAGTATTGCGATTATGAATTATTATAATCTATATAGCTCTAAGCAACATTTAAATCGCTTTGCAGATTACCTAAATTGGTCTAACCCCATCTTGCAAGGTAAGCTCGTTCAGAATGCCGCAAAGCTACAGAGCAGGGGATTATTACACACACCAGCGGAGAAAGCCAGTGAGAAGATGTTATTATCTGACCTCGGCAAACAAATAGAGCTGAGGTACGCGATGGACTACTTCGAGATACTGAGTTGGCTATTATTAATAATCGTCATCTTAGTGATCTTCACTCCCTATTTAAGTAAAACGTGGGTTTACTTAAAATCAAGAACCGTATCGCCTTTTTAG
- a CDS encoding RES domain-containing protein has protein sequence MSTQEKALKEIIAYRDRLEEIEYEDIKTLIKESIRHIPIALAKLHKNAMIDRVRLNNGKPFFTSENELSYITDEEVINTHLTEFGRANKPHQPLFYGALMSEKIRENRMTAYAETSTLLRDTESVNLEGELFTLSRWKTNQELIVPEIVFSEEAITANPQIEASFRKYYNDLMIEPMRELALRQLQLFSQEFARKIRSHHDYKIAVAYADLLMTEGDYPGILYPSVQTGYQGQNLVLRPDIVDKHLVLTSVSTHRVHKNKLNSTMANYYHTQNFGENNSNFVWDLGECDEDYLIKKWSNQVEKEN, from the coding sequence ATGTCTACACAAGAAAAAGCGCTAAAAGAAATTATAGCTTATAGAGATCGTCTAGAAGAAATTGAATATGAAGATATTAAGACACTAATTAAAGAGTCTATTAGACACATTCCAATCGCATTGGCTAAACTACATAAAAATGCAATGATTGATAGAGTAAGACTAAACAATGGCAAACCATTCTTTACTTCAGAAAATGAGCTTTCATATATTACAGATGAAGAAGTTATTAATACACATCTAACAGAATTTGGTAGAGCTAATAAACCACATCAACCACTTTTTTATGGAGCACTAATGAGTGAAAAAATAAGAGAGAACAGAATGACTGCTTATGCAGAAACTTCGACTTTACTTAGAGACACCGAATCTGTAAATCTGGAAGGAGAATTATTTACTTTAAGTAGATGGAAAACTAATCAAGAACTTATTGTTCCTGAAATTGTTTTTAGTGAAGAAGCTATTACGGCTAATCCACAAATAGAAGCATCTTTTCGGAAATACTACAACGATTTAATGATAGAACCAATGCGAGAATTAGCTTTAAGACAATTACAATTATTTAGTCAAGAATTCGCAAGAAAAATTCGTTCTCATCATGACTATAAAATTGCAGTAGCCTATGCCGATTTACTAATGACTGAAGGAGATTATCCAGGTATTCTATATCCTAGTGTACAAACAGGCTACCAAGGACAGAATTTAGTTTTACGCCCAGACATTGTTGATAAACATCTTGTTTTAACAAGTGTATCAACACATAGAGTACATAAAAATAAACTCAACTCAACAATGGCTAATTATTATCATACCCAGAATTTTGGAGAAAATAATTCGAATTTTGTTTGGGATTTAGGTGAATGTGATGAGGATTATTTAATAAAAAAGTGGTCTAATCAAGTTGAAAAAGAAAATTAA